CGGGCGGCCATATTGATCCTCAGGCGGCTGATTGAGTAAACTGTACTTAACGTATTACCAGTAGAAGTGCCCCATGCGGCCAGCCGCACAACCAGGCATGAAAAGCACGTAAGGGATGCTGGGGGCTGGTCCGGAAGCGATCCAGCACTCAATCGGCAGCAACTAGGACTTAGCTAGTAAGGGTGTCTTAGCACCTGACTGGGCGATGCCTGGTGAACGGATAGGTAAATTGAGTGCTGGGCGCGCAGGATTACGGAGCGGAGGAACAGCGCCCCAGCCAGAAATATATGTTTTTCTGGAGGAGCGGGGGGGAGGCGAAACGGGTGTCTTTGTGGGACAGGCTGGAGGGGATCCGCCAGCAGAGGGTTCGGGAAGCCCGACCCCAGAGCGACCACCGAGCCGAAGTCAAGAATACCTCCTCTGATGCTGGAGATTTCTGCTGTGGGATGGAACTCCAGTTTTTGCTAGGTCCACCCGACCTGCAATGGCCCGCCATCTCCACGGACAGCCTGCTTCATAACTTGCAATTGGTCCGTGGGGTGGGTCCGGTATACGCTCGGCTTTTGAGTAGCGTCGGAAAGAATTCCATTGCTGACCTGATAGAAATTCCCCGCTGGCAGGATAAAGCGGCCTTGGCGCTGGCAGCGGTGGAACAGGGCGATCTGCGTACCTTGCGACTATTGGGAGCCAGCGACTATGAGTTGCTAGCTTATTTTGCCCCCCAAGACCTAGCTTTTATCGATATTGAAACCATCGGTTTATGGATGAATCAGCCTTTGTTTTTGGTCGGGATTCTGACCCTGGCACCTGATGGGGACCGGCTCTGGATAAGACAGTTTTGGGCGCGAAATCTAGCTGAAGAGGCAGAAGTGCTCCGGGCTGCTACTAGCACCTTGTCCAGATATCCGGTAATGGTAAGCTTCAACGGCAAGCGATTTGACCTCCCCTTTATTGAGGGCCGATGTCTGGAGAATGGGCTTGTGCCTCCAACTCCCCGGTTGCACATTGATTTACTATATTGGGCCCGGCGGAGCTACCGACCTTTTCTTCCCGATTGCCGTCTCCAGACCCTGGAACGGTCAGTTTGGGGTCAAGTGAGGGAAAGCGACATTCCTGGAGAGCTCATACCCCAGGCTTACTTCCAATTCCTCCGCACCCGCGACTATAGTATAATAGAAACAATTCTTGAGCATAACCAAAGGGACCTGATCTCGCTGGTGGAGCTTTTTAATCGCTTGGGGCCAGCTGAAGGAGATGAGTCGGTACGGAGACCAGAACCTCACTGCCCGAGCAAGCAAGCCTAGAAACCCTTACCCCGGCCAGAGCGTCTTTGTGGACCAAAGATTTCCTGTTGATCTGCCTTACCAATCTTTTTGTGTTTTTAGGCTTCCAACTATTGATGCCGGTGTTGCCCCTTTATGTAGAAAGCTTGGGCATCGGCGAGGAACTCATTGGGCTGATCGCTGGGGTGTTTACCATCTCGGCAGTATTAATCCGTCCACCCGTAGGCTATGCCTTAGATTGCCGAGGACGGCGCGGCATTTACCTTGCTGGGTTGGCTATATTCGTGCTAACCGTGTTCTCCTACCGGTGGGCGGTTACCGTGGCTTGGTTAATTGGCTTGCGGCTACTGCAGGGGCTGGGCTGGGGAGCTTCAACTACTGCTGCTGGTACCATCGTAGCTGATGTAGTCCCCAGTTCCCGCCGGGCTGAGGGCATGGGGTATTATGGCGTATTTCCTACTTTGGCCATGGCCGTGGCTCCTACCCTCGGATTAGCCATGGCTGAGCGCTACCCTTTCAATCTGGTTTTTACCATTTCTTCCGGTTTAGGACTGCTGGCTTTGGTGCTGGCTACGCAAATCA
This region of Clostridia bacterium genomic DNA includes:
- a CDS encoding ribonuclease H-like domain-containing protein, which codes for MSLWDRLEGIRQQRVREARPQSDHRAEVKNTSSDAGDFCCGMELQFLLGPPDLQWPAISTDSLLHNLQLVRGVGPVYARLLSSVGKNSIADLIEIPRWQDKAALALAAVEQGDLRTLRLLGASDYELLAYFAPQDLAFIDIETIGLWMNQPLFLVGILTLAPDGDRLWIRQFWARNLAEEAEVLRAATSTLSRYPVMVSFNGKRFDLPFIEGRCLENGLVPPTPRLHIDLLYWARRSYRPFLPDCRLQTLERSVWGQVRESDIPGELIPQAYFQFLRTRDYSIIETILEHNQRDLISLVELFNRLGPAEGDESVRRPEPHCPSKQA
- a CDS encoding MFS transporter, which produces MWTKDFLLICLTNLFVFLGFQLLMPVLPLYVESLGIGEELIGLIAGVFTISAVLIRPPVGYALDCRGRRGIYLAGLAIFVLTVFSYRWAVTVAWLIGLRLLQGLGWGASTTAAGTIVADVVPSSRRAEGMGYYGVFPTLAMAVAPTLGLAMAERYPFNLVFTISSGLGLLALVLATQISARLAPNCHGPRPFSWADLAEPKAFKAGLVMFFLTLCYGGVVTFISLYAEQRGVNNIGPYFAA